A single window of Helicobacter pylori NCTC 11637 = CCUG 17874 = ATCC 43504 = JCM 12093 DNA harbors:
- a CDS encoding RDD family protein, translated as MATKKTKKNKTPEKKRTLESPLKGLYLSLRLKAFITDIFMIYTPMLYIMTYAILGSAKDFRENQSAIFLCLLFYALTHSFFIAFKSQSPGMRYAQFKLVKNNGEKVGFFLALWRFVLWVLSMGLLIGFVAPFVFKFFLHDKFSGTHIETIKEAT; from the coding sequence GTGGCAACTAAAAAAACCAAAAAAAATAAAACCCCAGAAAAAAAACGCACTTTAGAAAGCCCTTTAAAAGGGCTGTATCTCTCTTTGCGTTTGAAGGCCTTTATCACCGATATTTTTATGATCTATACCCCCATGCTTTACATAATGACTTATGCGATTTTAGGGAGCGCGAAGGATTTTAGGGAAAACCAGAGCGCGATTTTTTTATGCCTGCTTTTTTACGCCCTAACGCACAGCTTTTTTATCGCTTTTAAATCCCAAAGCCCTGGCATGCGTTACGCTCAGTTTAAATTAGTCAAAAATAATGGCGAAAAAGTGGGCTTTTTTTTAGCTTTGTGGCGCTTTGTTTTGTGGGTGTTGAGCATGGGGTTACTCATAGGGTTTGTTGCGCCTTTTGTTTTTAAGTTTTTTTTGCATGACAAATTCAGCGGCACTCATATTGAAACCATCAAGGAGGCAACATGA
- a CDS encoding SH3 domain-containing protein has product MKTEMKSSLKLFMRPLLVVLAFMLLYALVHAALGFYAKKDSAPISPNAEKTETERQNRALSPKQEEANTTTTIAEENPTKDSPLPLETATQEKEIKQEIKQEIKQEQEKENEPKQNSVSPIQNNQKTPTTPLMGKKPLEYKVAVSGVNVRAFPSIKGKIIGSLARDKSVKVLEIQNDWAEIEFSNKTKGYVFLKLLKKAE; this is encoded by the coding sequence ATGAAAACTGAGATGAAATCTTCTTTAAAACTTTTTATGCGGCCTTTGTTGGTGGTTTTGGCGTTCATGTTGTTGTATGCTTTAGTGCATGCTGCGCTTGGTTTTTATGCGAAAAAAGACAGCGCTCCAATAAGCCCAAATGCAGAAAAAACCGAGACAGAGCGTCAAAACCGCGCGCTTTCGCCCAAACAAGAAGAAGCCAACACGACCACAACCATCGCCGAAGAAAACCCCACTAAAGACTCTCCTTTACCTTTAGAAACAGCCACGCAAGAAAAGGAGATTAAACAAGAGATTAAACAAGAGATTAAACAAGAGCAAGAAAAAGAAAACGAGCCTAAACAAAACAGCGTCTCGCCCATTCAAAACAACCAAAAAACCCCTACAACCCCCTTAATGGGAAAAAAACCTTTAGAGTATAAAGTCGCAGTCAGTGGCGTGAATGTGCGCGCTTTTCCTAGCATAAAAGGTAAAATCATTGGCTCGCTTGCAAGAGATAAAAGCGTGAAGGTTTTAGAGATTCAAAACGATTGGGCTGAAATTGAATTTTCTAATAAAACAAAGGGCTATGTGTTTTTAAAACTTTTAAAAAAGGCTGAATGA
- a CDS encoding methyltransferase domain-containing protein: MDSFHSFNQLAFNQHSFNKHAKTYHLFAHIQQQIAICLVQFLKQKHYAKVLDLGSGSGAVFNALERQNILIEDFIALDNSMNMLKLHPTQSTNIQKISLEHADFEEHVFCTYDLVVSSSSLQWARDLKSVLEKIALSSQEVALAIHTDFSLHEVHEFLGTLSPLRDLKALKSLIKNAFKNFQIELENKRFALYFNRKQDGLDYLKKCGLLGGSTLSFKQKKHFFQNMAFEKLSYEVLLFSGIKRS; encoded by the coding sequence TTGGACTCTTTTCATTCATTTAATCAGCTTGCATTCAATCAGCATTCATTCAATAAGCATGCCAAAACTTATCACCTCTTCGCTCATATCCAGCAACAAATCGCTATCTGTCTTGTTCAATTTTTAAAACAAAAACATTACGCTAAAGTTTTGGATTTAGGATCAGGGAGTGGGGCTGTTTTTAACGCTTTAGAACGGCAAAATATTTTGATTGAAGATTTTATCGCTTTGGATAATTCCATGAACATGCTCAAATTACACCCCACGCAATCTACTAATATTCAAAAAATCTCTTTAGAGCATGCGGATTTTGAAGAACATGTTTTTTGCACTTATGATCTGGTTGTGTCTTCTTCTTCTTTACAATGGGCAAGGGATTTAAAAAGCGTTTTAGAAAAAATCGCTCTTTCTAGTCAGGAGGTGGCTTTAGCTATCCATACGGATTTTAGCTTGCATGAAGTGCATGAGTTTTTAGGCACGCTTTCGCCTTTAAGGGATCTCAAAGCGCTCAAATCCTTAATCAAAAACGCTTTTAAAAATTTTCAAATAGAATTGGAAAACAAGCGCTTCGCTCTTTATTTTAACCGCAAACAAGATGGCTTGGATTACCTTAAAAAATGCGGTCTTTTGGGGGGTTCAACGCTGAGTTTCAAGCAAAAAAAACATTTTTTTCAAAACATGGCGTTTGAAAAATTGAGCTATGAAGTGTTACTCTTTTCTGGGATCAAGCGTTCTTAA
- the trpS gene encoding tryptophan--tRNA ligase has product MHKKRVFSGIQPTGQIHLGNYLGAIKHWVEAQDEYENLFCIVNSHAITLPIDPAFLKSQSYELVKLLLACGIDPKQSGLFIQSEVDEHAALAWLLNCQVSMGEMQRMTQFKDKSLKNPKSVNVGLFNYPILMASDILLYQSDLVPVGEDQKQHLELTRNIAEKFNRDFGNCFKVPEPLIAKVGARVMGLDDPKVKMSKSHQGANHAIFLLDEPDIIVRKIKKAATDSMGVIAFDEKREGIFNLLNIYMLLSDESPENIEERFKNKGYGDFKKELAEVMIQALKPIQERYREISDDEVKAILNGGVKKARPLAQATYQKAKELMGLI; this is encoded by the coding sequence ATGCATAAAAAACGAGTCTTTTCAGGCATCCAACCTACCGGGCAAATCCATTTGGGCAACTATTTAGGAGCGATCAAGCATTGGGTAGAGGCGCAAGATGAATATGAAAACCTTTTTTGTATCGTCAATTCGCATGCGATCACCCTACCCATAGATCCTGCATTCTTAAAATCCCAAAGCTATGAACTGGTCAAATTGCTTTTAGCTTGCGGGATTGATCCTAAGCAATCGGGATTATTCATTCAAAGTGAAGTGGATGAGCACGCAGCTTTAGCATGGCTATTAAATTGTCAGGTGTCTATGGGGGAAATGCAAAGAATGACGCAATTCAAAGACAAGTCTTTAAAAAACCCTAAAAGCGTGAATGTGGGGCTTTTCAATTACCCTATTTTAATGGCGTCAGATATTTTATTATACCAAAGCGATTTAGTGCCAGTGGGCGAAGATCAAAAACAGCATTTAGAACTCACGAGAAACATTGCAGAAAAATTTAACAGGGATTTTGGGAACTGCTTTAAAGTGCCAGAGCCTTTGATCGCTAAAGTGGGGGCAAGGGTTATGGGGCTAGATGATCCAAAAGTGAAGATGAGTAAATCGCATCAAGGGGCTAACCATGCGATTTTTCTTTTAGATGAGCCAGACATTATTGTAAGAAAAATCAAAAAAGCGGCCACTGATTCTATGGGCGTTATTGCATTTGATGAAAAAAGAGAGGGCATTTTTAACCTTTTAAATATTTACATGCTTTTAAGCGATGAAAGCCCAGAAAACATAGAAGAGCGTTTCAAAAATAAAGGCTATGGGGATTTTAAAAAGGAATTAGCTGAAGTAATGATCCAGGCTTTAAAACCCATCCAAGAAAGATACAGAGAAATCAGCGACGATGAAGTGAAAGCTATTTTAAATGGCGGTGTGAAAAAAGCCAGGCCTTTAGCGCAAGCGACTTACCAAAAGGCTAAAGAATTGATGGGGTTAATTTGA
- a CDS encoding extracellular solute-binding protein, whose protein sequence is MVFKILGLWLGVFCFLKATPYLYLGEEPKYKDNFTHFEYANPNAKKGGVLKNDAIGTFDSLNPFALKGTKAEGLDLIYDTLMVQSLDEPFAEYPLIAKDAEVAKDNSYVIFTIDKRARFSNNAPILASDVKFSFDTIMKLGSPIYRQYYQDVKKAVVLDKHHVKFIFKTTENKELPLILGQLQIFSKKAFQKDYFEKNPLLIPVSSGPYVIASFDVGKKITYQRNPNYWARNLPSRKGQFNFDEIKFEYYKDETIALQAFLSGAYDWRLESTAKVWARGYVGKAIDNKKITKYLIAHKMPSGMQGFFFNTRREIFKDKRVREALFYAFDFEWANKNLFFSQYKRTTSFFSNSIYASPPLPSPEEKALLAPYEKSLDERVFKEPYVVPRTDGVDVLGYNLRENLKYAQKLLESAGFSYKNMRLVDKNNKPFSFTLLLNSPAFERLALAFAKNLRVLGIEMKIQRVDLSQYVNRVKSYDFDMIVGVIGQSSFPGNEQRFYFGSLSAKEKGARNYAGISSKAVDDLIEKIINAKDYKEQLAAIQAMDRVLLWGFYVIPHFYLPNYRIAAYNYIGMPEVSPSYGFSPYLWWVKKEKDLQ, encoded by the coding sequence GTGGTCTTTAAAATTTTAGGCTTATGGTTAGGGGTGTTTTGTTTCCTTAAGGCCACGCCTTATTTATATTTGGGCGAAGAGCCTAAATATAAAGACAATTTCACGCATTTTGAATACGCTAACCCTAACGCTAAAAAGGGCGGTGTTTTAAAAAATGACGCCATAGGGACTTTTGATAGCCTTAACCCTTTTGCGCTCAAAGGCACTAAAGCCGAAGGCTTGGATCTGATTTATGACACTTTAATGGTGCAAAGTTTGGACGAACCTTTTGCAGAATACCCCTTAATCGCTAAAGACGCAGAAGTGGCTAAGGATAACAGCTATGTGATTTTTACGATAGATAAAAGAGCGAGGTTTAGCAATAACGCTCCCATTTTAGCGAGCGATGTGAAGTTTAGCTTTGATACGATCATGAAATTAGGATCGCCCATTTATAGGCAGTATTACCAAGATGTTAAAAAGGCGGTTGTCTTAGACAAACACCATGTTAAATTCATTTTCAAAACCACTGAAAATAAAGAATTGCCTCTCATTTTAGGGCAGTTGCAAATTTTTTCCAAAAAAGCGTTTCAAAAGGATTATTTTGAAAAAAACCCCTTACTCATTCCCGTTTCTAGCGGCCCTTATGTGATCGCTTCTTTTGATGTGGGCAAGAAAATCACCTACCAAAGAAACCCCAATTATTGGGCGAGGAATTTGCCTAGCAGAAAGGGGCAATTCAATTTTGATGAGATCAAATTTGAGTATTATAAAGACGAAACCATTGCTTTACAAGCTTTTTTAAGCGGGGCGTATGATTGGCGCCTTGAAAGCACGGCTAAGGTTTGGGCTAGGGGCTATGTGGGGAAAGCTATAGACAATAAAAAAATCACTAAATACCTAATAGCCCACAAAATGCCAAGCGGCATGCAAGGGTTTTTTTTCAACACGCGCCGGGAAATTTTTAAGGATAAAAGGGTGCGTGAAGCCTTATTTTATGCGTTTGATTTTGAATGGGCGAATAAAAATTTGTTTTTTTCGCAATACAAGCGCACCACCAGTTTTTTCAGTAACTCTATCTATGCGTCCCCTCCCCTCCCAAGCCCTGAAGAAAAAGCCCTGCTAGCCCCTTATGAAAAGAGTTTGGATGAAAGGGTTTTTAAAGAGCCTTATGTCGTGCCTAGAACCGATGGGGTTGATGTTTTAGGCTATAATTTGAGGGAAAATTTAAAATACGCTCAAAAGCTTTTAGAAAGCGCGGGCTTTTCTTACAAAAACATGCGTTTAGTGGATAAAAATAACAAGCCGTTTAGTTTCACTTTGCTTTTAAACAGCCCAGCCTTTGAAAGATTGGCCCTAGCTTTTGCTAAAAACTTAAGGGTGTTGGGGATTGAAATGAAAATCCAAAGAGTGGATTTAAGCCAGTATGTCAATCGGGTCAAAAGCTATGATTTTGACATGATTGTAGGAGTGATTGGCCAATCGTCTTTCCCGGGTAATGAGCAGCGCTTTTATTTTGGCTCTTTGAGCGCGAAAGAAAAAGGCGCAAGGAATTATGCGGGAATCTCTAGCAAAGCGGTAGATGATTTGATTGAAAAAATCATTAACGCTAAAGATTACAAGGAACAACTAGCCGCCATTCAAGCGATGGATAGGGTGCTGTTGTGGGGGTTTTATGTGATACCGCATTTTTATTTGCCTAATTACAGAATCGCAGCGTATAATTACATTGGCATGCCTGAAGTTAGCCCTAGCTATGGATTTTCGCCGTATTTGTGGTGGGTAAAAAAAGAAAAGGATCTTCAATGA
- the secG gene encoding preprotein translocase subunit SecG, with the protein MTSALLGLQIVLAVLIVVVVLLQKSSSIGLGAYSGSNESLFGAKGPASFMAKLTMFLGLLFVINTIALGYFYNKEYGKSILDETKTNKDLSPLVPATGTLNPTLNPTLNPTLNPLEQAPTNPLTPKQTPDELPKEPAKAPSVESPKQNEKNDAKKENKENNIKGVEKTKESAKTPPTTHQKPKTHATQTNAHTNQKKDEK; encoded by the coding sequence ATGACGAGCGCTCTGTTAGGCTTACAAATTGTTTTAGCGGTATTGATTGTGGTGGTGGTTTTGTTGCAAAAAAGTTCTAGCATCGGCTTAGGGGCTTATAGCGGGAGTAATGAGTCTTTATTTGGCGCTAAAGGGCCCGCGAGCTTTATGGCGAAATTGACCATGTTTTTAGGGCTGTTATTTGTCATTAACACCATCGCTTTGGGCTATTTTTACAACAAAGAATACGGCAAAAGCATTTTAGATGAAACTAAAACCAACAAAGATCTTTCACCCTTAGTCCCTGCCACCGGCACGCTTAACCCTACACTCAATCCCACACTAAACCCAACGCTCAACCCTTTAGAGCAAGCCCCAACTAATCCTTTAACGCCAAAACAAACGCCTGACGAACTTCCTAAAGAGCCAGCCAAAGCGCCTTCTGTTGAAAGCCCCAAACAGAACGAAAAAAATGATGCCAAAAAAGAGAATAAAGAGAATAATATAAAGGGTGTTGAAAAAACCAAAGAGAGTGCAAAAACGCCCCCAACCACCCACCAAAAGCCTAAAACGCATGCAACGCAAACCAACGCCCATACCAACCAAAAAAAGGATGAAAAATAA
- a CDS encoding RNB domain-containing ribonuclease — translation MQGFLRSLFFGVKKIPKPFAPLIEKGVLKEALGYNKERYFLKEGFDIGRIEWAENKAFFISLAKNYPKDPLIKNLPSSFKTDALILCQIECSKKRPKAFFKAALLSTDQTMIAYLAKKNHQIVAIPFKEPFKKPILLKHSQRSLLELPRHCVVKIDLKKREISEILGALEDPLIDENLSLSLFDRVKDFSKDCLNLAQHYAQLKASDFKDRINYSHIPFITIDPKDAKDFDDAIFYDQEKRVLFVAVADVSEFVPKHSSLDKEARVRGFSVYFPNSVYPMLPLSLSQGACSLKAFEKRLALVYEIPLDNLKNARLSQGVIEVRANCTYEEINHFLSANQSSLDKDLQQSLLGFLEMALKLKKERLKKGFNFNSFENKLYLNKEGRIEKIETEKESDAHTLIEEAMLLANQSSARLLDKHFQNKGIYRTHKEPSLEQQKRLYAKLFDYEIVRPKNIGFFAFLEHALKIAREKKLEREVSRLIIKSQNLALYSPMQESHFGLGFISYTHFTSPIRRYSDLALHRLLKELLFHQAKGCSYLLEETPELCAELNALQKKAALIERDFVKRKFARLALECLEKEFLGVVLEVKDWVVVGLKEFIGLKVLVKTNKVFKPLEKVRVTITHADLILGRVRGEITERIKEHVS, via the coding sequence ATGCAAGGGTTTTTAAGAAGCCTGTTTTTTGGGGTTAAAAAGATCCCTAAACCATTCGCTCCTCTAATAGAAAAGGGCGTTTTAAAAGAAGCGCTTGGATACAACAAGGAGCGCTATTTTTTAAAAGAAGGCTTTGATATAGGCAGGATTGAATGGGCAGAAAATAAGGCGTTTTTCATTTCTTTAGCGAAAAATTACCCTAAAGACCCTTTAATCAAAAACTTACCCTCTTCTTTTAAAACAGACGCTTTGATTTTATGCCAAATAGAATGTTCTAAAAAACGCCCTAAAGCCTTTTTTAAAGCCGCTCTTTTAAGCACAGATCAAACGATGATAGCTTACCTGGCTAAAAAAAATCACCAGATTGTGGCTATCCCTTTTAAAGAGCCTTTTAAAAAACCCATTCTTTTAAAGCACAGCCAAAGATCCTTACTAGAATTGCCTAGGCATTGCGTGGTAAAGATCGATCTTAAAAAGCGTGAAATCAGCGAAATTTTAGGGGCTTTAGAAGACCCTTTGATAGATGAAAACCTTTCTTTAAGCCTTTTTGACAGGGTTAAGGATTTTTCAAAAGATTGTTTGAATTTAGCCCAACATTATGCGCAACTCAAAGCGAGCGATTTTAAAGACAGGATCAATTATTCTCACATCCCTTTTATCACCATTGACCCCAAAGACGCTAAAGATTTTGACGATGCGATTTTTTATGACCAAGAAAAAAGGGTTTTGTTTGTGGCGGTTGCTGATGTGAGCGAATTTGTGCCGAAACATTCCAGTTTGGATAAGGAAGCTAGGGTTAGGGGCTTTAGCGTGTATTTCCCTAACAGCGTCTATCCCATGCTGCCTTTGAGTTTGTCTCAAGGGGCATGCTCACTAAAAGCGTTTGAAAAACGCCTGGCTTTAGTGTATGAAATCCCTTTAGATAATTTGAAAAACGCCCGATTATCTCAAGGCGTTATTGAAGTTAGGGCTAATTGCACTTATGAAGAAATCAACCATTTTTTAAGCGCTAATCAAAGCTCTTTAGATAAAGATTTGCAACAAAGCCTTTTAGGGTTTTTAGAAATGGCTTTAAAGTTAAAAAAGGAGCGTTTAAAAAAAGGGTTTAATTTCAATTCGTTTGAAAACAAGCTGTATTTGAATAAAGAAGGGCGTATAGAAAAAATTGAAACAGAAAAAGAAAGCGATGCGCACACCCTCATAGAAGAAGCCATGCTCTTAGCCAACCAATCTAGCGCGAGGTTATTGGATAAGCATTTTCAAAATAAGGGGATATACCGCACCCATAAAGAGCCGAGTTTGGAGCAGCAAAAACGCCTCTACGCTAAGCTTTTTGATTATGAGATTGTGCGCCCTAAAAACATTGGCTTTTTTGCTTTTTTAGAGCATGCCTTAAAAATAGCCAGAGAAAAGAAGTTAGAAAGAGAAGTTTCGCGCTTGATCATTAAATCTCAAAATTTAGCCCTTTATAGCCCCATGCAAGAAAGCCATTTTGGTTTGGGGTTTATTAGCTATACGCATTTCACTTCGCCCATTAGACGATACAGCGATTTAGCCTTACACAGGCTTTTAAAAGAATTGTTGTTCCATCAAGCTAAAGGCTGCTCGTATTTGTTAGAAGAAACGCCTGAATTATGCGCTGAATTGAACGCTTTGCAAAAAAAGGCCGCTTTGATTGAAAGGGATTTTGTCAAACGCAAATTCGCTCGCTTAGCTTTAGAGTGTTTAGAAAAAGAGTTTTTGGGCGTGGTTTTAGAGGTTAAAGATTGGGTGGTGGTGGGGCTAAAAGAATTTATAGGGCTTAAAGTTTTAGTCAAAACGAACAAGGTTTTTAAGCCTTTAGAAAAGGTGCGCGTTACAATCACGCATGCGGATTTGATTTTAGGGCGAGTTAGAGGCGAAATCACAGAAAGGATTAAAGAGCATGTATCGTAA
- the pyrE gene encoding orotate phosphoribosyltransferase, with protein sequence MDIKACYQNAKALLEGHFLLSSGFHSNYYLQSAKVLEDPKLAEQLALELAKQIQEAHLNIECVCSPAIGGILAGYELARALGVRFIFTERVDNIMTLRRGFEVKENEKILVCEDIITTGKSAMECAKVLEEKGAQIVAFGALANRGICKRAHSHLKAQEGACLPSHLPLFALEDFVFDMHKPNSCPLCATSVAIKPGSRGN encoded by the coding sequence ATGGATATTAAGGCATGTTATCAAAACGCTAAAGCGTTGTTAGAGGGGCATTTCTTGCTCAGCAGCGGGTTTCATTCCAATTATTATTTGCAATCCGCTAAAGTTTTAGAAGATCCCAAACTAGCCGAACAATTAGCGCTAGAATTAGCCAAACAAATCCAAGAAGCTCATTTGAATATTGAATGCGTGTGCTCGCCGGCTATTGGGGGGATCTTGGCTGGGTATGAGCTTGCAAGGGCTTTGGGCGTGCGTTTTATCTTCACTGAAAGGGTGGATAATATCATGACATTAAGGCGTGGTTTTGAAGTCAAAGAAAACGAAAAAATTTTAGTGTGTGAGGACATTATCACTACGGGAAAATCCGCCATGGAATGCGCTAAAGTTTTAGAAGAAAAGGGCGCTCAAATCGTGGCTTTTGGCGCTCTAGCCAATCGGGGCATTTGCAAGCGCGCTCATTCTCATTTAAAAGCCCAAGAGGGCGCATGTTTGCCTAGCCATTTGCCCCTTTTTGCTTTAGAAGATTTTGTTTTTGACATGCACAAGCCTAATTCTTGCCCTTTATGCGCTACTAGCGTTGCTATAAAGCCAGGAAGTCGTGGCAACTAA
- the frr gene encoding ribosome recycling factor: MLQAIYNETKDLMQKSIQALNRDFSTLRSAKVSVNILDHIKVDYYGTPTALNQVGSVMSLDATTLQISPWEKNLLKEIERSIQEANIGVNPNNDGETIKLFFPPMTTEQRKLIAKDAKAMGEKAKVAVRNIRQDANNKVKKLEKDKEISEDESKKAQEQIQKITDEAIKKIDESVKNKEDAILKV, translated from the coding sequence ATGTTACAAGCCATTTATAACGAAACCAAAGATTTGATGCAAAAAAGCATTCAAGCTTTAAATAGGGATTTTTCCACTCTAAGGAGTGCGAAAGTTTCAGTCAATATTTTAGATCACATCAAAGTGGATTATTACGGCACGCCCACCGCATTAAATCAAGTCGGATCCGTGATGAGCTTGGATGCGACCACTCTTCAAATCAGCCCGTGGGAAAAAAACCTGCTCAAAGAAATTGAAAGATCCATTCAAGAAGCCAATATTGGCGTCAATCCTAATAACGACGGCGAAACGATCAAGCTTTTTTTCCCGCCCATGACAACCGAGCAAAGAAAACTCATCGCAAAAGACGCCAAAGCGATGGGCGAAAAGGCTAAAGTGGCTGTAAGAAATATCCGCCAAGACGCTAACAACAAGGTAAAAAAATTAGAAAAAGACAAAGAAATCAGCGAAGATGAAAGCAAAAAAGCCCAAGAACAGATCCAAAAAATCACCGATGAAGCCATTAAAAAAATTGATGAAAGCGTGAAAAACAAAGAAGACGCGATCTTAAAGGTCTAA
- a CDS encoding microcin C ABC transporter permease YejB, producing MIAYILKRLLLIIPTLLAIMTINFFLIQSAPGGPIEQMMAKINNTQSKETQGLVKERSYRASQGLESDLIENLKKLYGFDKPIGERYLLMLKKYAQFDFGESFYRQIKVVDLIKEKLPVSISLGLFSTLLIYLISIPLGIFKAKRNNEPLDVLSSVVIIVANAIPTFLFAVVLIVFFAGGNYWHWFPLKGLVSDNFESLSALGKIKDYLWHITLPVLCISLGGFASLTLLVKNSFLDEMGKLYVLSAKAKGCSVGRIFYAHVFRNAILLVVAGFPQAFLGMFFSSSLLIEIVFSLDGLGLLGYESIVSRDYPVVFGSLYIFTLLGLVASLISDLLCVVIDPRIDFEKR from the coding sequence ATGATCGCTTACATCCTTAAACGCTTGCTTTTGATTATCCCCACTTTATTAGCCATCATGACGATTAATTTCTTTCTGATCCAATCGGCTCCTGGAGGCCCTATAGAGCAGATGATGGCTAAAATCAATAACACGCAGTCCAAAGAAACCCAAGGTCTTGTTAAAGAGCGTTCATATAGGGCGTCTCAAGGGTTGGAGAGCGATTTGATAGAGAACTTAAAAAAACTCTATGGTTTTGACAAGCCTATAGGGGAGCGCTACCTTCTCATGCTCAAAAAATACGCGCAATTTGATTTTGGGGAGAGCTTTTATCGCCAGATTAAAGTGGTAGATTTGATTAAGGAAAAATTGCCCGTATCCATTTCTTTAGGGCTTTTTAGCACGCTTTTGATTTATCTTATTTCTATCCCTTTAGGGATTTTCAAGGCCAAACGCAATAACGAGCCTTTAGACGTGCTAAGCAGCGTGGTGATCATTGTCGCTAACGCTATCCCGACTTTTTTGTTTGCGGTGGTGTTGATCGTGTTTTTTGCTGGAGGGAATTATTGGCACTGGTTCCCTTTAAAGGGGCTAGTGAGCGATAATTTTGAAAGTTTGAGCGCGTTAGGCAAAATCAAGGATTATTTATGGCATATCACTTTGCCCGTTCTTTGCATTTCTTTAGGGGGTTTTGCAAGCCTTACGCTTTTAGTGAAAAACTCTTTTTTAGATGAAATGGGCAAACTTTATGTACTGAGCGCTAAGGCTAAGGGCTGTTCAGTGGGGCGTATTTTTTATGCGCATGTGTTCCGCAATGCGATTTTATTAGTGGTGGCGGGTTTTCCGCAGGCTTTTTTAGGCATGTTTTTTAGCTCAAGCTTATTGATAGAGATTGTTTTTAGCCTAGATGGGTTAGGGCTTTTAGGGTATGAAAGCATCGTGAGTAGGGATTATCCTGTCGTGTTTGGTTCGCTTTATATTTTCACGCTTTTAGGTTTGGTAGCGAGTTTGATAAGCGATTTGCTCTGCGTGGTGATTGACCCTAGGATTGATTTTGAAAAGCGTTGA
- a CDS encoding shikimate dehydrogenase produces MKLKSFGVFGNPIKHSKSPLIHNACFLTFQKELGFLGHYHPILLPLESHIKSEFLHLGLSGANVTLPFKERAFQICDKIKGIVLECGAVNTLVLENDELVGYNTDALGFYLSLKQKNYQNALILGSGGSAKAIACELQKQGLQVSVLNRSARGLDFFQNLGCDCFMDPPKSAFDLIINATSASLNNELPLNKEVLKGYFKEGKLAYDLAYGFLTPFLSLAKELKTPFQDGKGMLIYQAALSFEKFSASQIPYSKAFEVMRSVF; encoded by the coding sequence ATGAAATTAAAATCGTTTGGGGTTTTTGGAAATCCCATTAAGCATTCCAAATCGCCCTTAATCCATAACGCTTGTTTTTTGACTTTTCAAAAAGAATTAGGGTTTTTGGGGCATTACCACCCCATATTACTCCCTTTAGAAAGCCACATCAAAAGCGAGTTCTTGCATTTGGGATTGAGTGGGGCTAATGTAACCTTACCCTTTAAAGAAAGGGCGTTTCAAATTTGCGATAAGATCAAAGGTATTGTGCTTGAATGCGGAGCGGTCAATACGCTTGTTTTAGAAAATGATGAGCTTGTGGGTTACAATACCGACGCTTTAGGGTTTTATCTCTCTTTAAAGCAAAAAAACTATCAAAACGCTCTGATTTTAGGATCTGGGGGGAGCGCTAAAGCCATAGCGTGCGAATTACAAAAACAAGGCTTACAAGTGAGCGTGTTGAACCGCTCTGCTAGGGGATTGGATTTTTTCCAAAACTTGGGCTGTGATTGTTTTATGGATCCTCCTAAAAGCGCTTTTGATTTGATCATTAACGCCACTTCAGCGAGTTTGAATAACGAATTGCCTTTGAATAAAGAGGTTTTGAAAGGGTATTTTAAAGAGGGCAAGCTCGCTTATGATTTGGCGTATGGGTTTTTAACGCCCTTTTTGTCTCTAGCCAAAGAGTTAAAAACCCCCTTTCAAGACGGGAAAGGCATGCTCATCTATCAAGCTGCTTTAAGTTTTGAAAAATTCAGCGCTTCTCAAATCCCTTATTCAAAGGCGTTTGAAGTCATGCGAAGTGTTTTTTGA